The nucleotide sequence GGAAAATGGAAAGAGGCTGTGCAGGCTTATCTGGCCAGCGTGGCTTTTTGTGATGCCATGCTGGGGCAAGTGGTCGATGCCGCTCTAGCTGGACCCAATGCCAAAAATACGATCATCGCCTTCACGGCGGACCACGGCTGGTATCTGGGGGAAAAACAGATGTGGCATAAAGGAAAGCTCTGGGAGGAAGCCACTCACGTTCCACTCACCATTTATGCCCCTGGAGTCACGAAGCCGGAGACCCTCAGTGATGAACCCGTCTCGTTGGTTGATCTCTACCCCACATTCTGCGATCTGGTGAAAGTGCCGAAGCCCGAGCACCTGGATGGCAGCAGCCTGCTACCGTTGCTCAAAGATCCTTCCGCGAAGAGAGCGAAACCTGCCGTTACCGCAATGGGCGGTGGCGAGAAAGTCAGCTATGCCGCGCGAAGCCAGCGCTGGCGCTACATCCGCTATGCGGATGGGAGCGAGGAACTTTATGATCATCAGGCAGATCCCCATGAGTGGACCAATCTGGCCTCAGATCCTGCTCATGCCGGATTGAAGGAGGAATTGGGGGCTACGTTTCCCAAGGAATTCAAAAGGGCCTCCCGAACGGGAGTCGAAGTGGGGAGCACGCCCAGTGACGACGGTAGCGTGCATCTCAAGCTGCAGATCGGTGATGATCTGACTCCTGAGGAGTCTCCTCGGCTGGAAGGCCGGGGCATTTTTGTCGATGCTGCTTTTGACTACAATCCGCAGGTGGATGCCGACAGCTCATTGGTGACCCAAGGGGGCGAACAAATGGGCTGGGCGCTGCACCTCGTGGCGGGAAAACCCACTCTCACCGTCTTTGTTGACGGGAAATCGACCTCCATCAGTGGCGATGGTCTCTCCGCCGGGCGTTGCAATGTCCGAGCCATGATCGATGCCGATGGCCTCATGTCCCTGGCTGTTCCTGGTCGTAGCGAGGTTCTTGCACCGACCCCTTTTGCAGAGGGGTTTCCCCGCCAACCCAATCAGGGACTGAGGGCGGGACAAAGCTTTGGCCCGCTCTCCAACAAGGCCTATCCCAACAGCACGCCTTGGGATGGGGCGGTGCAACGCCTGCGAGTGACCGTATTTGCACCGAAGGCAGCGCCGATTCCACCCTCACCAACGCCGGATCAGCCCCTTCCGCAAGATACGGGTAAGTCGAGCAATTGACCTTGAGCTCATTGAGGTTTAAACCCTATCTTCCATTTCACTCATGCGCTGCCGCATCATCAAAGACTTTCGTTTCGAAGCCGCCCAAACGCTGCCGAATCTCCCTGACAGCCACAAGTGCACCCGCATGCATGGTCATAGTTTTAAGGTGGAAATCGCTGTTGAAGGGGAGGTGGACCCCCATATCGGCTGGGTCTATGACCACGCGGAAATCAGCAAAGCCATGAAACCGCTCGTGGACCGCATGGACCATGCTTATCTCAACGAGATCGAAGGGCTGGAGAATCCCACGATTGAAAACATGGCCGCTTGGCTCTGGCGCAAGCTCGCACCCCAGCTCCCCGGCCTTTGCGAAATCGTCATCTACGAAACCCCCTCAGCCCGCTGCGTCTTTCGAGGCGAGTTTTGACAGTCAGCTGCTTGCTCTCGCACGATGAAACTAGGCGAGTCCGATACTAAGCAGGCATCCAGATCAAGGCGAGATCACCAACCCAACAAGATGTGAATCTTGCTGCTACATCTACCGTCTGTTTGTTTGAGCGAGTCGCAAAAACTGCGATGATCAATTTCGCAAAGCGTCAGTGACACAAATCGTTTTCCCATTGGCCCTTAGCTCAACGGAAAACAGGCGTGAGCAAGAAGGGGCTGGACTGACGAACGGCAGCAGCCTGGCGACCTTCTTTAGCAGGGCGCACATAAGAAGTGTTCACCACTGCTTCACGTTTGCTAATGGATACATGGCTAACCCGACGATCCAGGGAGCGTAAAAACTGAACCAGCATGACAATCAAGGCCGAGTTCAAAACGCTGGCAGCCAACAGCAGAACATACTTGCCAACAGTCGCTGCCAGAGTTGCGATCATGGACGGGAGCCAACTTGAGACATCCGTGATGGTTCTAAGCATTGAACTCTCCTGGCCGGAGCTGTGAGCGGCGGCGAGATCCAGCATGAAGAAACAGCCGCCAATGATGAACAAAGTGGCGGTGAGTAAGAACACAAAATCAAAACCAGACAGACGTGCCTGACGAGCTTGGCGGGCGGGAGGCTCGGCCAGCAGCATAAGTGGGGTGGCTGAACGGATCATAATAATTGAAATGGATTATAGACTCCATACGCTACGTGCCAACTAAATATTTAAACAAGTTAACAAATTTTTAGTTAGTGTTCGTTTGATTATGTTGTTGCGAGTTGGCCTAACTGAAGGTGTGGAATGGATGTTGTTACTTGGCTGTATTTCCAGGCTCTTCGGCAGGCAGTGAGAGTCTGGGGATCAAAGATCAGATGACGCTGAACTCGATGTGCTCTTCCGCGCAAACTCATCTAACCTCACCTTCGGGTAAGCTCACATCGTCGCAGAAGATTCAGGCCCTTGAGGGGCCTTGTGCGGGACATGGAGAGTTCGCAAAAAGGACCTATTAAGGACATCCATGGCAGTTCCTTTTTTGCGGAAGGTGGTATCCGCTAATGCTAGCTGCTTATTTGGTGGCACGTCGGGCAAGGAACTCCTCGGCCAGCGCTCTGTAGGCTTGGGAACCACGGCCATTGGGCTCGTATTCAATGATGGATTTACCGAAGCTTGGGGCCTCTCCGAGGCGAATGGTGCGCGGAATGATGGTGTTGTAAATCACTTCCGCGAAGTAACTCTTCACATCATTCACCACTTGGTTCGCCAGGTTGGCCCGCTGGTCGTACATCGTCATCACGATGCCTTCGAGAAGAAGGTTCGGATTCACGCCGCAGTCACGGATTTGCTGCACGACTTGGACGATGCTGGAGAGACCCTCTAGGCCGAAATATTCGCACTGGATCGGTACCAGCATTTCATCTGCTGCGGCCAGGGCTGAGGTCATCAGTACGCCAAGGGAAGGGGGGCAGTCGAGGAAGATGTAATCGAAGTGATTACTATGACGCAGTTGGTCCAATACTTCACGGAGTCGGGTGAGGTGATTGCCGCGCTGAGCCAGCTCAATCTCACATCCTGCCAATTCCTGATGGCTGCGGATGACGGACAGATGAGGCATGCGCGTGCTACGAATCACCTCATGAGGATCGGTGCCCTCCACGAGAGCTGAATAAATACTGCCTCCCTCTTCCTTGGCTAGACCCAGGCCGCTCGTTGCATTGCCTTGGGAGTCCAGATCGATCAGGAGACAGCGCACGCCCATTTGAGCGAGACATGCTGACAGATTGACGGAGGTGGTTGTTTTACCCACGCCGCCCTTTTGATTGGTGATCGCAACTATCCGCATAAACTTGCCTTGACGGGCGACATTGAACGGGAACCATGCCCCGCGCCAGAAAGAAATGGAATTCACGGAGAAATGGTTGGGAGAAATTGGTGGCTGGCAGGCCATGAAGGCTGCGCGTGGCCTTGTGGACGCCGGGTTGGTCGAGCTGCAAAAAGCGGAGGCCGGACTCGTGCGTGGCCTGGCCGGTAGCGGAAGGATGAAGTTTGCCTGTGGTCTGCGTATCCGCAGTCGCAGTGATGTGGATAATCTCTGCACCTGTCCATCCTCCCGCCGAGGCCTGATCTGTGAGCATTCGCTGGCGGTGGCACTGGTGTATCTGAATCCCACGAAACCCGCTGCTGCCAAGGTTCCACCTCCGGGGATTCGTCAAGAGCAAGCTGGAGCAGGCGCACGCGCATCCACACCAGCAGTGGCATCGGCGCCTTTGCCCCCTGTGCCCAAGGCGCGTCAGCCTCGACGTGTGCTCGGACGCTTTACGCTATTTTTGCCGGAAAACCTCCTCCAGGGCATCACTCGCGAGCCCCTGGGCGCTTACGTGAAGTTTGAATCTGGAGGCGAGCCTGAGGAGTCGCTATTCGCGGCTTGGCTGTCCGAGCAGGGGATCAAGGCCCAGAGTGCACCGATGTCCCTGACGGCCAAAGCCATGGCTGATCTCCTCTCAGTTCTGGCGGATCATCCTCGTGTCATTGCGGGTAAGCCCTCCGGTGGGGGGGTATCCCTGGCTGTTGCTGCAGAGCCAGTTCGCCTGCCTCTGATCGTCGAAGCCGAAGGCGCTCAGGTGAAGCTCAGTTTGGAAGGTGCGGGACAAGGGCCTCTTTTCAAAAGTCAGCCTGCAGGGTGGTGGCTGTGCCGGGAAACCCAGAGCCTGTTCAGTCTTCCACCTTTAGAGACAGAGTTGTCTCGTTTGTTGGCGGAGTTGCCTTGTCGGCGACCCATCGCCTGGTTCATCCAGCAGCGCGAGGCGTTGGCTGAAGGGTTTCTGGTCGAGACCCGAGGGCGCGAGCTGGAACACTTCCATGTCGCCCCCGTCCCGTGCACCTTTGAACTGCGTCTGGAAGGTTCTCTCCAGGCCGTCGATGTAACGCTCTCCGCCGAATATCAGGGGTTGAGATGGAACATTAACTCTTCCGGGCTTTCTAGCGAAGTGGATAAAAAGTTTCCTCTTCAGGATCAAGAATCTCCGGGGACTTTTTACGTAGCCAACAGAATGGCCGAAACGCGTCTTTTGGCCCGTCTTCAGTTCTTGGGATTCAAGTCGGCGGGGCTAAGATTGGGCTCGGTGGATACCGAGGTTTTCCGTCTGATAGGGGCGGAGAGTGTGATGCGCTTTTTTGCCACTGACCTGCCACGTTTGCGTCAGGAGGTGAAGGTGATCGAGGGGGAGAAATGGCGCGTGGCCACTCGCGGCGTGGCGCGGATTCAACCGCAGGTGCGTCAAGTGCCGATGGACGGAGAACGATCCTCTGGAGCCGATTGGCTGGCCATGGAGTTCGGTTACGAGTCTCCCGATGGCTTCAAATTGTCTCGCTCGGAAGTGCTGCGCTTGGTGCGGTCTGGTCAGCGC is from Prosthecobacter debontii and encodes:
- a CDS encoding sulfatase, which gives rise to MFSSRKFLLLWLVLWPWLDVAAAPVRSAYGKPNVLFIIADDLRDYPAWLGGHPQAQTPNMDRLAKMGMRFTNAHCNYALCNPSRTSLLTGLLPSSSGVFGNEQDWRRSVQVQGKMTLPEYFKSRGFLTAAGGKIFHANHGGPEGRLAGWHGGRRGFEQDAAWETRFPEPGVQIPDLPVHTGQNFNGLDIWHWDWGKIDVPDALTDDGAVVSWATDFLSKKTRKPFFLSVGLYRPHSPWYVPQKYFDMFPLEGIQLPEVKADDLADVPDFAKGQEKPGGNHDRIVQAGKWKEAVQAYLASVAFCDAMLGQVVDAALAGPNAKNTIIAFTADHGWYLGEKQMWHKGKLWEEATHVPLTIYAPGVTKPETLSDEPVSLVDLYPTFCDLVKVPKPEHLDGSSLLPLLKDPSAKRAKPAVTAMGGGEKVSYAARSQRWRYIRYADGSEELYDHQADPHEWTNLASDPAHAGLKEELGATFPKEFKRASRTGVEVGSTPSDDGSVHLKLQIGDDLTPEESPRLEGRGIFVDAAFDYNPQVDADSSLVTQGGEQMGWALHLVAGKPTLTVFVDGKSTSISGDGLSAGRCNVRAMIDADGLMSLAVPGRSEVLAPTPFAEGFPRQPNQGLRAGQSFGPLSNKAYPNSTPWDGAVQRLRVTVFAPKAAPIPPSPTPDQPLPQDTGKSSN
- the queD gene encoding 6-carboxytetrahydropterin synthase QueD, translated to MRCRIIKDFRFEAAQTLPNLPDSHKCTRMHGHSFKVEIAVEGEVDPHIGWVYDHAEISKAMKPLVDRMDHAYLNEIEGLENPTIENMAAWLWRKLAPQLPGLCEIVIYETPSARCVFRGEF
- a CDS encoding ParA family protein, whose translation is MNSISFWRGAWFPFNVARQGKFMRIVAITNQKGGVGKTTTSVNLSACLAQMGVRCLLIDLDSQGNATSGLGLAKEEGGSIYSALVEGTDPHEVIRSTRMPHLSVIRSHQELAGCEIELAQRGNHLTRLREVLDQLRHSNHFDYIFLDCPPSLGVLMTSALAAADEMLVPIQCEYFGLEGLSSIVQVVQQIRDCGVNPNLLLEGIVMTMYDQRANLANQVVNDVKSYFAEVIYNTIIPRTIRLGEAPSFGKSIIEYEPNGRGSQAYRALAEEFLARRATK